The following coding sequences are from one Thermocrinis jamiesonii window:
- the thiO gene encoding glycine oxidase ThiO, producing MRIAIVGSGVIGLSVALYLSLEGFKVMLITRNPQEGASWFAGGMLAPFSEGLEGELFEFSYESLKMYSDYVKLVEEVSRSKIDFWKNGILRVVLKGEEGLIKKAEQYRERGFSVEILERMDYHSEEVVSVIRYAEEGWVDTEHLMDALLLAMENSGVKIEIDEINKIELKDERVESLKGIKGNYRADYYVFCTGAWTKELFDVPVYPIKGQAIKIKAKPVDVVNYSTISYIIPRSRYTYVGATSEDVSFLGGNTVGGLNFLCGNAIRVVPSIAKAEVMSTIYGFRPATPDEKPIFLLGENYCLFSGHYRNGILHAPITASIAKSLIKDGVKSIYFEYFSQERF from the coding sequence ATGAGAATAGCTATAGTAGGAAGTGGGGTTATAGGACTTAGCGTTGCGCTTTACCTTAGCTTGGAAGGTTTCAAGGTGATGCTAATAACAAGGAATCCTCAGGAGGGGGCTTCTTGGTTCGCCGGTGGCATGTTGGCTCCCTTTTCCGAAGGGTTAGAGGGGGAACTCTTTGAATTTTCCTACGAAAGCCTTAAGATGTATTCAGATTATGTAAAGCTTGTGGAGGAAGTTTCAAGGTCCAAAATAGACTTTTGGAAAAATGGAATACTCAGGGTGGTTCTAAAAGGGGAGGAAGGACTTATAAAAAAGGCTGAGCAATACAGAGAAAGGGGCTTTTCTGTGGAAATTCTTGAAAGGATGGACTATCATTCTGAAGAGGTGGTGTCTGTAATCAGATATGCGGAAGAGGGATGGGTAGATACGGAACACTTGATGGATGCCTTGCTTTTGGCTATGGAAAACTCGGGAGTAAAAATAGAAATAGACGAAATCAACAAGATAGAGCTCAAGGATGAAAGGGTTGAGTCTTTGAAGGGTATAAAAGGAAACTACAGGGCAGATTACTATGTTTTTTGCACGGGTGCTTGGACAAAAGAGCTCTTTGACGTACCAGTGTATCCCATAAAAGGGCAAGCTATAAAGATAAAGGCTAAGCCCGTTGATGTGGTAAATTATTCCACTATTTCCTACATAATTCCCAGAAGCAGATATACCTATGTAGGTGCAACATCAGAGGATGTGTCCTTCTTAGGTGGAAACACAGTAGGTGGGCTTAACTTTTTGTGTGGTAATGCTATAAGAGTTGTTCCTTCTATTGCCAAAGCAGAAGTTATGTCCACCATTTATGGTTTCAGACCTGCCACACCTGACGAAAAACCTATCTTTTTGTTAGGAGAAAACTACTGCCTGTTTTCAGGACACTACAGAAATGGCATACTTCACGCACCAATTACCGCAAGCATTGCCAAATCTTTGATTAAAGACGGTGTTAAATCTATATATTTTGAATACTTTTCTCAGGAAAGATTTTAA